In Setaria viridis chromosome 5, Setaria_viridis_v4.0, whole genome shotgun sequence, the genomic stretch CTGTTTTAACATATTTAAaggtatggaaaaaaaaataatatcatGAAACTACTGTTTGAGGCAAATCAAACTCGCACCGTTTTTAATTTTCCAATCTCAATACAGAAAAAGGTATTGATGGTCAAAGTTTAGATAATAAATGCAACCCAAAACATCATCGTACTGtgactggagggagtaattGCGGAAGCAAAGGGAGAGAGCAAAAGGGGAGAAGGACACCTGTTCATTGATACTTAGGGATGCACGCAGTTGCTCTTCTTTGTCCTCTAAGCATTTCTGCATTTTGTTCACCTCATCCTCCAAGTCTGTTGCCTTTAGCTCAGCAACCTTTCAATATATTTTCCAATCCATTTTAGAGCACCAAAACTTCCCAAATACACAGAATGAAACATACCTTTCTGGCCTCTAATTCCTGAGCATACAACAGTTCCTTTGAAGCAAGcctgttccttgcatccttaaGCTCGGCAGCCATTGAAGTCACACTCCTCTTCAAGCTCAGTTTCTTCTCAACAAGATCCCTCAGCAGTGGATTCAACTCAAGTGAAGAAGACAACGATGAAGGAATCGTTGCCCTCTCTGAAACCGGCATCACTAAGAACCAAAGAAAATGGCTGAACTTTAAAGAGACTGTCCTTTAAAGTTACAAGTACTGTTGCAGAGCAAACATGAGACCTCACAGCATCATGGTAGCAAGACTAAAACAAGAGAATGGAGCTCTCCTTTGACCAAATGAATGTATTCTGCAAGGAATCTACCCTAATTTCCTCTTCCACTGGCCACTGTGGTCCAGttctttagtttttttaatttgctGCACGAGGATTAATCTTGTTTGATAATATGCTAAGGAAACAGTCCCTTTTGCTTGCTATATGCAACGTGCTGAGTAAGCTTCTGAACCAAGATCTTTCGCTTTCTTTGCATCAAGGCCACGAACTTGTGTGGAGCCAGATAACTGCAAGTAAATGACAGACATGTTGCTTTCATTAGCCATTCCAGATATTCCTGTGGTGGTGATGAGAGAGCAAAAACATACTAGTATACTGATCATATGATCCATTAACCTATAATGATTGATGCGTTCCCTTACAAGCAGCGCATCATCCACTTGCCCAGAGGTGCTCAGCTATTCCACCCAAAGAAATAAATGTATGTTCCTGACTCCTGAGGTTTTGCATTGCTCTTCAGCATCCCTGTTGACCTTGCAGAACCCATTTACGATATGCTATCACTGCTTTACACACTTGCCCTCAGCCTGCAACCTGCATCAACCTAACTAAGTCCACTGCACTCATCTTCATTCCAACACGTGGCGTCAGTGAAGTGTGCAAAGGTTCACACAGTTGGCTTCAAATCAGACAATAGCAGCTGCTCGTGCATCCCCTGACGCCTGGGCCAACCTCTCAACCCCAGCATATAGACCCTGAATCAATGAACTGTAGCGCTCCCACATCATGCTTGATCTCCTTTGTCACCATTCCACAAACGTCTCAGCTTCGTGCACCCTCCCATGAGCGCAAAACCCGGCGATGTTAATGTCACGGGCTCACAGCTGACATGCATTCAGATTTCACACGGTGCTCTCCTTCAACCCCTTGTCAAGCATTTCGTCATGCACCTTGGGTGCGCTCAGGAAAATCACCAAATTTTCAGTAGCAATTAACTAGGGACCGATAGGCATAATCCTACAATCTCATCCCGCATACGCGGTGCATTTTGCATGAGCCGTCGATCACCATGGTGGCGGTGGTGTAGGTTATTTTCTCTGCATGAGCTTGATCTGGATGAAGACATATGCAGAGCCTCCCCAGTCACTCCATGCGCTAAGAGTTGATGCATGATGCATTGCTAGACGACAGTCGTGGGGGTACCTAACGGCGGCTCGTTCCGGACTCCGGAGATCTACGCGAAATCGCTGGGGCGAGATCGGCGGCACGCAACGGAGTGGGaggagcggcgcgcggcgtcccGGATGAATTGGGGGCCGTCGAGCCGGCGTCCGTCGACGGtgaagggtcgggcgaggcaggcgacggtggcggcgccgctcgGGAACGCGGGCGGGAAAGGGGGCGGAGGCGAACGTGGATAAAGAGGTCGATGAACGGATCGGGGCGCGCGGCGTTGAATGCAGCAGATGCAGGACAGCAGGAGGGTGGAGACCGATGGCTGCAGCTTCGGTGTCTCGAGCATCTCGAAGAGTACCCAAAAATGCATTCACCCAACAGTTCCAAAAATAGTACAAAAAATGATCTAATTGCTGCCACGTCATCCAATATGTGGGTCCCACTCATCTTTTGCACGTGACCCACTAAACCTAGACCAACAAATATTTCCTAAATTgcccctcttctctctcccctccgttGTCAAGCTCCCCagcaagccaccgccgccgcctcctccctgccctcttctttcttctccacgaAGCAAATCGGCAGCAGCTTAACCTTCCTCTCCTCTGAGCTCAGCGTTCTCCCTTCCCTCTCAAGTCAACCGAGGCACCATTGGGTAGCTAGGAGCTATCCTCCTCCTTTCCAATCCGAGCTCCACATCCATCAAAAACAAGCATGTCTGCTCCTCCCAGGTTGCTCCTCATCGATGTCTACTCATCTCTGCACTACTTCCAAATCCAAGCAGTAAGCCAAGAACCAGAACCACCCACCCACGCCATCTCTCTCCTCTGAATCCAAGCAGTTTGagttcctccctccctctctctctctctctgctgctCTCTCCACCGAACAAATCAGAAGCTGCAACTCCCGAGCAAGCACCATGCGCCTCCTCTCTCTGCTCAAGCAAATGCGGCAGCCAACAGTGGTAGCTACTCAATCCGCACCTCTTTGCCGACCTTTATTCACCTGCAAGCCGTGGGAGCCTGGGCAGCGGCACTTCTATGCTGGCATCGCCTGCGGAGGGACCCGTTGCTGCCGACGAACGGTTGACAAATGACGCGAGGGAGACGAAATCGGTGGGACCGGCTCAATTCGGCGATTGGGAGTGCCAGCGAGCAGCGCAAAAATGGCTCGGATTGCTGGTAGGATTGGGCGTGCCGGAATATTGGGCAACGGCGGTTTGGTCAGCTGTTGGAGCTGGCTTTTTTGAGTGAGTTTTGGGCACTTAGTCCTTTGCATGTCTGTATCCCTGCACACGTTCACCTCTCTGAGATTAAACTGAAGATTTAACAGCAAAGTCATTCCTCCCTCCCTTCATTTCTCATCACCTCTTTTTCCATAGACTTGGTTCCTGATTGTCTTCTAATGGAGTAGTACAATTCCTGCATCATCGACCATAGCTTCTTGAGGATTAAAGTTCAGCGCGGCTGCTCTTAGTGCCTCCGCAATTTATACAAAGGTTCTCTTCTCTCAGTTTGTTTCACCATCCTATTTTATACAGGATCTCAAGTCCAATTTCCTCTATGCATTATCTATCACATTTCGTGAAAATCCCTTTTGAACTGATCTGCCAAATTCTTAATCATTTGGACATAGTTCAATGCTATCACTCTGAAGTTCCTCATTTTTCGGACATATTTCAGCCGCCTCTTCACGTGCCTTGATGACTTCATATTGTCCCTAAAACGGTTCACCTTGACAATTACCGTTTGATTCTTACAACATATTAGGATAGCCGGTATCGGTTTTTCAACAACTGACAAATCCATTAGAAGTTCACGAATTCACTCAGCCTCAACAGTGGTGGTATCTAATACATTGAGTTCTGCTTCCATTGTTGATCTCGTTAAGATGGTCTCCTTGCAAGACTTTCAGAAACAACGCCTCCTCCAAGTGCAAACACATATCCACTCGTGGCTTTTATCTTATCAGCATAAGagatccaatttgaatcactatagccCCCCTATTACCCTTGGGTCCCGGTATAGTGAATTCCGTAGTCCCAATTCCACTAGATAGCACATCACAATTCCACTAGATAGCACATCACTCTTTCAAGAGCACTCCAATTATCATCTCCTGGATTTGAAACAAATCGGCTTAGTTTGCTCACAGCAAACGAGATGTTAGGTGTTGTAGTGCTAGCTAAGTACATAAATGAACCAATGATCTAGGAATATCCTGGCTGATGCTCCCTCCTCCAGCTGCATCATGTCTTCTCCCTTTTGCAGCTCCCTCCTCCAGCTGCATCATGTCTTCTCCCTTTTGCAGCTCTGCCCAAAAACAAATGAATGAAGCAGCAAAATAAACAATCTCCGCTATAGGTATGTCGCGCTATCAAGAGGGATGTGACATTGAATGTTTTGACTAATCTCATTCTCAAATTAACAAAACAACCTAAGTGTTAACATTAGAGAGACATATATAGCACAACACTCACTCTCAGCCTAATAACCTGGGTGTGTCGGAATATCCTTATTTCAGGAGGTCTTCAGGCTGATTGTACCGAAATTTCTCTCAGGGTGTCCGAATGCTCCGGTGCTAGGAGTCTGGTGTCGGTTCTCTTGCTTGCCGGAGTATCCAACATGAGGTCAGAACACCCTCATTCTAGCAAGGCTTTCGGTGTTGAAATTACTGGAGTTTTTGGCAATATGTTGGAGTATCCGATACGGTACTGGCTGGTTTCTATTGTGGGTGCTGGAGCATTCCGACACAGAGCTAGAATATCTGACACTTAACTAAGATGAATGTAATGGTTAGGTTTTTGGGAGTTCGGGTACATACACCTGAGGGTAAGTGATTGAAAGAGACCCGCCTCCTTTATTTGGGAGCTCCTCAACAAAGACTAAATTCTTCTTTGGAAATAGCTGAACTTCAGTAAACAAATCATGTGTCCACTTTCTTGTTCTTATTATTCTTGAGTTTTTGCTCTCTTTACTTTGTTTTTGCCTGATCTACTTGCTCATGTGATCTTGAGTGTAGGTGCTACGTGGATGTACTTGGAATCATCATTTGGAATACAGGTCTCCAAGTGGTTTGAACTAGAACTCACTATAGGCGAAGTTTAATTTCATATTCAGTACTTTGCATTGCCATTTTCAGTGTATCCAGTATGTTATCGGAATCTTCGGAACCTACCCGTATCGGATTCTTTGATGATAAGGTGTGGGAACATCTGTTGATCTAATCCACTGCTAagttatatttttctaaaatcaccTATTCACCCCTCACTTGGTGACATCAAGACCCTTTCATTACTCAAAATAAATCCAAATAAATATCCAAACATGatcattatgaaaaaaaattgtcttgcaaaatctcaaggcccatagCCGCCTTGCCTTCACCCCTTCCATCGGTCGCCTTATTCAAAACTAGTATCTTAGACGGTTCAACCAGGTGGGAAATAACCCCTTCAGCCACTAATATATGTTGTTTTGGACAGACAAAACATGAATTCAcaattagtttattttttcaaaaaataatttaatatgATGATTTTCCAAAGAAAAACATTTTTACAACAAAAAATTAGGTATGTTTATTGTTTAAATAATATATTTAGCATAATGAAATAATAGTAAAATCATGATTATTAAGATCGAGCTCTAATTTTATTTGAATAAAACAAGATCATGAAATATGAAGTACTTAAAATGATATCTATTTAACCATTTACTTCAAGGCACAGTTACTTGAGATTAGGAAAGTAATGAATCTATTTGAGATGAGTTTTTCGATCTAACATGGGTGCAGTCGTAAAAGTTGTGTGAAAGTATGTATGTGCTAGATCCCAACCCAGTCCAACATGCCTATAGGAAAATAACAATTGTTGCCAATTGTTTTGTCAACTCAGACCAATCGTGTATCTCTATACTCTACTACAACTACAGGCGCGGCCTTGCCACGCAATACTGCAGGTTTGCCATTATTTTTTTTAGCCCGTTGCCCTTCTTAACCGTCTTTTTAGGTATCAACACATTGTCTGGAGTATACATACATAGGAACTGATAGAAAAAACACAATTTAGTTACTAAATGCTAACACTACTAGGAAACgcgactttagtcccggttggatagggtcatagatcccaaaaatccaaccgggactaagttttcaagataaaagggggtcctttagttcTAGGTCAttcatccgggactaaagaccccctagagtcccagttggtaatactaatcgggactaaaaaggttaaaaaaataaaaaaaaatgggcCACCAGCGCCGGCTTgtcgcccgcccgcctccgcccaccgccTATGCCTGCTCGCTCGCCCCCCGCCCTCCCGCCCACCTCCCGCCTCagctccacctccgcccgccaccacccgcctccaccgccctccCGCCTGCGCTGCGCCCGCCGCTGCTCAGCCACCCGTCACCCGCCCGCGCCAGCTCGCGGGGCCACCTCCGGCTGGCTGGCGCCGCTCCTCCGCACGCCTACTACCTTGCCCTCGTCCCACTGCcacgagcagagggggaaggggaggggcagcagaggggggaggggggcaggagaggagggggcggcgacggcgcaaagaggagagaggaggagagggagaggaggcacCGGTGGAGGAGAAAGCAGGGAGAGAGTGTTGCGCGAGGATAAGGAAGGAAGGGTGTGAGGAGAAGATAATGTGGAGAGAGGGGGGTCGCATGGGAAGggtgttttgtcccggttggatccaccaactgggactaaaggctcccccttttgtcccagttgccaaccgggacaaaagggggcaaccgggacaaaagtggggcttccaaccgggactaaaggaaggGGCGTCGGTGCCAGATTttttagccgttacaaccgggactaaagcgcCTCCTATTGGTGCCttcggtgcctcatttttgacccggaactaaaggtaatcccgggtccaaagtcaaccgggacaaaagcaataggatggaaggtcagttctcccGTAATGTAAATTTTAGTCTAATGGATCCTACAGTAGGTACTTAGTGTCTTTCCGGTTGGGAGTAAGCACTTAATTAGATGCAGCTGCATAATACCCATTTTTACAGCAAAAGGAGGGGTAATACCTTTTTTACAAAATGATAAACTGTTGCCATAGTTTGTCTTGTCTTGATTGGAGAAATGCCAGAAGCTTTTTTGGATATAACGCTAGATGAGGAAGCGTCTGTAGAAGGTTCGACATCTCTTGCGTTCAATTTAGCATTTGCAATTGTTGCCTTACATCCTGCAGCTCCACTTCTATTTTTCTTCACTATCTTCTTTGTTGTTCTCCATCTTCCTTCCGCCGGTTAAATAGAAGTCATATTGTGGTAAAAATACACGGTGATGCCAACATTGCGGCCCACATCGTCCTGGTATTGAACAGCTTGACCTTGTGAATGAGACTGGGGGTGCAAGAGCCAGTGCACAAAGAGGAGGTTCACCTGCAGTGGTAGCGCACTCATATCTACTGGTGCTGGTGCCCGAGCCTCCATGATCCGTCATTGAAGCTCTCTCCTCATGTGGTCGACCCAATGGTGGTCGTCATCGCCTCTTGGAATGTGGGAGAGAGCGATGTGTTGGGGTCCCATTGCACCAATGAGGTGGAGAGGGAGATGTAGCATTAGAGGAAGGTTTATGTGGAGGGTGAGCGGCGTGTGCTAGCTTCGGAGAGTCACGGCTCTAGACTCGAGCCTTTCCGTGATCTATCAGCAAGAGCCATGCGTTATCTAGAATCACGTTAGAAAGGCAGCGAAATAAACGGTAGAGATCAAGCTATACCTCGATCTAAAGGCCCGCAATACTTGATGGCATGGCCAAATAAAAGCGAGAGGGAATGGAGCATGTTTGTTCATTAGAGATTGCAGACCTTTCTTGGATGTAATATGTAATCGTCGTCTATGATTTAATCTTCCTTGAGTAAGATCATTGAAATCATAATTGGCTAGATCTTACTATCCGGGTAGCTTCATTATGGCTCAACTAGGATCTCAACAAGTATTTGTTAGCTTTGAGATCCGTGTAAGATTTCAAGTGTATAGGATAAAAATAAATAGCTCAAATATCgattttaattaaaaaaataagaccATAATAGTTCAATTGGATACATCAATCACCCTCATCTCTAGCTCCAAATTTGGCGATAACCATTTGCCATAGAAAAAAGGACCGAATGAGAGCCGATGAGCTGGTTTAACAACCGTACAATCCATTTATAAAAAAGTAACAAATTAATTATTTCAAGTAACATATCTATGAAATATAATGTAAAATTAGAATTTTTTTCACATTATCTTCGCAAAATAACTAAGCATATTTGGTTTTGTCAGCATTGGTGAGCTTCTTGTGTGCTGTTCTTGAGGTTGTTGGTTTGATTACAGCTTTACCACATTTAAATCTATTTTATAGTAGCTCAACCATTGGTGCTGTCCAATCCTATTGGTCCACCTGCTTTGATGATATTTTAGTTCAATCGAACTAGTGAGGTCACcgtttctttgtttttcttgttcAACTAGAGAACTGGCATGTTTTTTTACTACGAAATCATAATGTGATAATGATGATTGGGTTTTGACAACTTTATCCCCAAACTCTAGTCACCATTcgctctcctctcctccatggCATGCATGGTCTATCATAAATAACCCATCTATACTCTAAAACCTAGCCACCAACAATCCATCTTCTTCACATTCGATAATGATGTACATGAGAAAAGTTCTTGTGCTCCTGCACTGGCTGATGTTCCCATGCTCGTGGTCGAATGTGCATCATTGGATGCACATCGGACGGTGCAACTCACAGCACTATTGGAGATGCAATTTGCATTTTAGCCCCCTCATACTTTTTCAAAATCACAGCCCCAGTCCAAAGCGCTCCCAAGCTGCACCGTTCGATGTGCATCCAACTATGCACATCGGCCTGGAGCACCGTGGGTTTGTTTCCCTCTTTAGGGcattaactttttttttgatatTTTGTAGTATTCATTCTTATTGGTCAACTGCTTGGCTGATATTTTAGTTGAATTTGACTAGTGAGGTCACAGGTTCCTGGTTTTCTTGTTGAACCAGCGAACCAGTTGGGTTTTTTTACTATGACATAAGCATGATGATTGGGATTTGACAACCTTGTctcgaaaccctagccgccacctgctcccctctccctccgtgGTCCAAGCACTCTACCATAAATAACCCGTCCACACTCTAAAACCTAGCCGCAGCCATTCCACCTTCTTCCACATTCAACGATGCACCTATCTCTCGGTGCGCGTCATAGATAAACTATCCGTGTACTCAAGATCTATTGTGGAAATTGCGGTGGACCCTCAATCTTAGTGTATTGCTCATCCTCTGTACCCGTGTCGTACCGCTGTAGCCGGATCTCCTTCGCCGACAAGTAGTGGCCCTATCAAGAAATTTCTCATGGCTaaagagaaggggaaagagATTCTGACAGGTATTCTCTACCTCTATGGAGATTTTGCACTAGTTTGGGCTGAGATTTTGCTGATTTGTGAAATATTGGGGGGCcatcctttttttctctctagaAACCCTAATCGACTAACACCGTTTCCTCTTCTCCCGACGGCCCAGCGCCTCCGATGAATTCCTCGTCGAGGTCGGGGCCATTCGGGAAGCCCCACGGCTGCAACGGCAACGGCTGCGCCTCCGACCTGGACACCTGGCCACTACACCACGCGTaccgccgcggcgagcgctACCGCCTCTGCAGCTCCTGCATCCTCCTCTCCGATCGCTCGctctactgctgctgctgctttttcATCGTCACCTCGCCGTCGTCCCACTACGACGATGGCGACCCCCTCatggccccgcccgccccgacCGCCACCTGCCGCGTCTGCCGCAGTGCCGTCGCGCACCTGGCCTGCCTCTACCCCGCCGACGGAGGCGGCTTCGTCTGCCCCGCCTGCACCGCGGCCGAGGAGGGGAGGCCCTTCACCTACGCGCCGCCCTGCGGGGTGCCGCTCGACACGCGCGCCGCGAGGGTGCTCCTGCtggcggcgcggacggcgctGGCGCTCCTCAAGCATGaagcggccgcggcgagcgccgcggcggagcgGATGGCCCGGGAGGCCGAGGTCGCGCGGAGGAGGGCATACCGCGCCGTCAGCGTGGCCCTCGGCCTCGATGGGCAGGAGCCGCCCTGGAACTTGCACCCCCGGCCGGTGGTGCCACTGCAGGCCGCCGGGAATGATCGCCTGGCGGCGCCGGAACAAGGCAGTGGAACGAACATCgtggacgcgccgccgccgcacgaggATCACCTGGCCGCGTCTGGAGAAGGTAGTCAGGCGAACAAGGAGGAAGCGCTTCTGGTGCACCACCGCACGATGCCACCTCTGGCCGCGCTGAGCATTGGCACGGGgtgcgccacggcggcggcggtggctcccGGCGCCGACTCCAGCCACACGCCACCGTGGTCGTCATGGTCGCCGCCGCGGTTCGGCGCCAATGAGGTGACGATGGCAGCAGCCGAGTCCTCCAGGGCTaaccccacgccgccgcggacgcTGGACCTGTTTGGCGTCAAGGAGATGGCGATGGCTGCCGCCGAAGCCGCCAGGGCCAgccccccgccggcgccgcggacgCTGCAGCTATTCCCGGCCGACAACAAGGTCAGCGCCAGCCCCAAGCCCCCCAAGATGCAGAGGACGCTGCAACTGTTCCAGGACAAGATTccggatgatgatgaggagatgTAACGATGCTCTGGATCGAGCTTGATGTCGTCAAATTGAAGGGAGGTGTTTCCTTACTATACTTTATCAAAACTTGTTTAGTTCTTGGTCAGTGATTTCAGATATATGGGGTACATATGCTGCATTCGTGTGCCCCAGAATTATAGTTGAGATCTGTTCTGGTTGAATCGTTTGTTCGTCTGACATGTATCGTATC encodes the following:
- the LOC117859328 gene encoding uncharacterized protein — its product is MNSSSRSGPFGKPHGCNGNGCASDLDTWPLHHAYRRGERYRLCSSCILLSDRSLYCCCCFFIVTSPSSHYDDGDPLMAPPAPTATCRVCRSAVAHLACLYPADGGGFVCPACTAAEEGRPFTYAPPCGVPLDTRAARVLLLAARTALALLKHEAAAASAAAERMAREAEVARRRAYRAVSVALGLDGQEPPWNLHPRPVVPLQAAGNDRLAAPEQGSGTNIVDAPPPHEDHLAASGEGSQANKEEALLVHHRTMPPLAALSIGTGCATAAAVAPGADSSHTPPWSSWSPPRFGANEVTMAAAESSRANPTPPRTLDLFGVKEMAMAAAEAARASPPPAPRTLQLFPADNKVSASPKPPKMQRTLQLFQDKIPDDDEEM